A section of the Phycodurus eques isolate BA_2022a chromosome 4, UOR_Pequ_1.1, whole genome shotgun sequence genome encodes:
- the LOC133401197 gene encoding teashirt homolog 1-like has product MPRRKQQEPRRSAAYMPEDELKAPTQEEEEHLQDDGLSLDGQDTEFLCNEEEEDVEGGRPPSYRDSPLSNGTNPDAGYGSPLSDASDRLTDFKSTSSRDGHEKEGTTLPFSPNNGLSFQDSLAQMKAVYANLISDASWSSITMDIMKSKSAAAGSVNSTLITSEAASSAPVSTATTMNTNKSNGVNIVTSHHNGKSSSATVSHTGTTTVNTNGTAASSVSIQNATSISGSSSGGTNNGSGVAYDWHQAALAKTLQQAPYHLLPEPSLFSTVQLYRQNNKLYGSVFTGASKFRCKDCSAAYDTLVGLTVHMNETGHYRDDNKDKEEDQGKRWSKPRKRSLMEMEGKEDAQKVLKCMYCGHSFESLQDLSVHMIKTKHYQKVPLKEPVPALATKLVSASTKKRAMPDTIISPCSPESVYTGGGGCNLSLGDISKDAKAAANPYVTANNRYGYQNGASYTWQFEARKAQILKCMECGSSHDTLQQLTAHMMVTGHFLKVTNSASKKGKQLVFDPVVEEKIQSIPLPPTTTRLPVPGSIKSQPVSPALSSGSEEKREVSEDEKVECGEPVEKKIKEERDDSGEKVETEPTSYKYLREEDLEETPKEGLDILKSLENTVLSAISKAQTGTPTWGGYPSIHAAYQLQGAIKTSTTVLPPTIQSVQMQPMFNSGLRGLVSDPNSVIHSPRSPSSPTPLRSNVTAMEELVEKVTGKATTVKKEKEEKMVSVERARPPSLVKSPSPALREQREQLASPNDLIAGKTSGMRSTSPVSVESELICKKEPKESLVDVYNNNSKSGTEPCQSPATNGNSLGIITDHSPESPFINPLSALQSIMNTHLGKASKPVTPAADPLSMLYKISNSMMDKAAFNPIPQGKTTEPINHFPLYENSDEPIDLSKNKSITNSNSNNNNSSSVVNNIVNGSKPIITMPETVSSPLRENALMDISDMVKNLTGRLTPKSSTPSSISEKSDADGSAFEDALEDLSPVQKRKGRQSNWNPQHLLILQAQFVSSLRETPEGRYALTDLGPQERVHICKFTGLSMTTISHWLANVKYQLRRTGGTKFLKNMDSCQPVFLCGDCASQFRTPSSYISHLESHLGFSLKDLSKLSAEHLREQQAASKVITDKMTFGSSLSALTTPEDDISSVYQCRLCNRTFVSKHAVKLHLSKTHGKSPEDHLVFVTALEKLEKRDKMESV; this is encoded by the coding sequence CCTACATGCCCGAAGATGAACTTAAGGCTCCCACtcaagaggaggaagagcacCTCCAGGATGATGGCCTCTCATTAGATGGTCAGGACACTGAGTTTCTGTGcaacgaggaagaggaagatgtAGAAGGAGGCCGACCACCTAGTTACAGAGACTCTCCCCTCAGCAATGGCACCAATCCTGATGCTGGCTATGGGTCCCCGCTTAGTGACGCTAGTGACCGACTAACAGACTTCAAAAGCACTTCCTCACGGGATGGTCACGAGAAGGAAGGTACAACTTTGCCCTTCTCCCCCAACAACGGCCTATCTTTCCAAGATAGCTTAGCTCAGATGAAAGCCGTCTATGCAAACCTAATTTCAGATGCCTCTTGGTCCAGCATTACAATGGATATCATGAAATCCAAGTCTGCTGCAGCTGGCAGTGTCAACAGTACCCTCATCACTTCAGAAGCTGCCTCTTCTGCTCCGGTTTCTACAGCAACAACAATGAACACAAACAAGAGCAATGGGGTCAACATAGTCACCAGTCATCACAATGGCAAGAGCTCTAGCGCCACTGTCAGCCACACTGGCACCACAACTGTTAACACAAATGGTACAGCAGCTAGCTCTGTTAGCATCCAGAATGCAACCAGCATTAGTGGGAGCAGCAGTGGAGGGACTAATAACGGCAGTGGTGTGGCCTATGACTGGCACCAGGCAGCACTTGCAAAGACTCTTCAGCAGGCCCCCTACCATCTTTTACCAGAGCCTAGCCttttcagcacagtacagcTCTACCGTCAAAACAATAAGCTGTATGGCTCTGTCTTCACTGGTGCAAGCAAATTCCGCTGTAAAGATTGCAGTGCTGCCTATGACACTCTGGTTGGTTTGACAGTCCATATGAATGAGACTGGCCACTATCGAGATGACAACAAGGACAAAGAGGAGGATCAGGGAAAGCGCTGGTCAAAACCCCGCAAACGCTCCCTGATGGAGATGGAAGGCAAAGAGGATGCCCAGAAGGTACTGAAGTGCATGTATTGTGGCCACTCATTCGAATCTCTGCAGGATCTCAGCGTTCATATGATCAAGACCAAGCATTACCAGAAAGTGCCTCTCAAAGAACCAGTGCCAGCCTTGGCCACTAAATTGGTATCCGCGTCCACTAAAAAACGAGCAATGCCAGATACTATAATTTCCCCTTGCTCTCCAGAGTCTGTCTATACTGGGGGTGGGGGATGCAATTTATCACTTGGTGATATTAGCAAAGATGCAAAAGCAGCAGCTAATCCCTATGTAACGGCAAACAACCGATATGGCTATCAGAATGGTGCCAGCTATACATGGCAGTTTGAAGCACGAAAAGCTCAGATTCTGAAATGCATGGAGTGTGGTAGCTCTCATGATACACTGCAGCAGCTTACTGCTCACATGATGGTCACAGGTCACTTTTTGAAGGTCACAAATTCTGCATCCAAGAAAGGGAAACAACTGGTGTTTGATCCTGTAGTGGAAGAAAAGATTCAGTCTATCCCACTGCCGCCTACCACCACCAGACTCCCTGTACCTGGTAGTATTAAGTCTCAGCCTGTGTCCCCTGCCCTCTCCTCGGGCTCAGAGGAAAAGAGGGAAGTGAGTGAGGATGAGAAAGTTGAATGTGGGGAGCCAGTagagaaaaaaattaaggaGGAGCGAGATGACTCGGGTGAGAAAGTTGAGACTGAACCCACATCATATAAATATCTTAGAGAAGAAGATCTGGAGGAAACTCCTAAAGAAGGTCTCGATATTCTTAAATCCCTTGAAAACACAGTGTTAAGCGCCATTAGCAAGGCTCAGACAGGCACTCCCACATGGGGTGGATATCCGAGCATTCATGCAGCTTATCAGCTGCAAGGTGCTATAAAGACCTCGACTACTGTTCTGCCCCCCACCATCCAAAGTGTCCAGATGCAGCCAATGTTTAACAGTGGGCTTCGAGGGCTTGTGAGTGACCCCAATTCAGTCATCCACTCGCCTCGGAGCCCCTCTTCTCCTACTCCACTCAGGAGCAACGTCACTGCCATGGAGGAGCTGGTCGAGAAAGTGACAGGGAAAGCTACCAcagtaaagaaagaaaaggaggaGAAGATGGTGAGCGTGGAGCGAGCCCGACCTCCATCGTTGGTTAAGTCCCCCTCTCCTGCACTGAGAGAGCAGAGAGAGCAACTGGCCTCTCCAAATGACCTCATTGCAGGTAAAACATCTGGTATGAGAAGTACCAGCCCGGTCAGTGTAGAGTCCGAGCTTATCTGCAAGAAGGAGCCGAAAGAAAGTCTTGTGGATGTCTATAACAACAATTCAAAGAGTGGCACGGAGCCGTGCCAATCGCCGGCGACTAACGGCAACAGTCTCGGCATCATTACTGATCACTCACCAGAGAGTCCTTTTATCAACCCTCTCAGTGCACTCCAGTCAATCATGAACACACACCTGGGTAAGGCCTCCAAACCAGTAACCCCAGCTGCAGACCCACTGTCCATGCTTTACAAAATCAGTAACAGCATGATGGATAAGGCAGCCTTCAACCCAATACCTCAGGGCAAAACCACTGAGCCCATCAACCACTTTCCTTTATATGAAAACAGTGACGAACCCATAGACCTGAGTAAAAACAAGTCTATCACTAACAGTAACAgtaacaataacaacagcagTAGTGTGGTCAACAATATTGTAAATGGTAGCAAACCTATTATTACCATGCCCGAGACAGTTTCCTCCCCTTTGAGAGAGAACGCTCTAATGGACATCTCTGATATGGTAAAGAACCTCACTGGGAGACTGACTCCCAAATCGTCAACGCCCTCCTCTATCTCAGAGAAATCAGATGCTGACGGCAGTGCATTTGAAGATGCTCTTGAGGATCTCTCCCCAGTGCAGAAGAGAAAAGGGAGGCAATCCAACTGGAATCCCCAGCACCTCCTTATCCTGCAGGCACAGTTTGTCTCCAGCTTGCGGGAGACCCCAGAAGGCCGCTACGCTCTGACTGACCTGGGCCCTCAGGAAAGGGTCCACATCTGTAAGTTCACAGGCCTCTCCATGACCACCATATCCCACTGGCTAGCTAATGTCAAGTACCAGCTGCGACGGACTGGTGGCACAAAGTTTCTCAAAAACATGGACTCGTGCCAGCCTGTGTTCCTCTGTGGTGACTGTGCTTCCCAGTTCAGGACTCCCTCCTCCTATATCAGCCACCTGGAGTCTCACCTGGGATTCAGCTTGAAGGACCTGTCCAAACTGTCAGCTGAACACCTACGGGAGCAGCAGGCTGCCTCAAAGGTGATCACGGACAAAATGACATTCGGCAGTTCCCTGTCAGCCTTGACTACGCCAGAGGACGACATTAGCTCTGTGTACCAGTGCAGACTTTGCAATCGGACATTCGTCAGCAAACACGCAGTCAAGTTGCACCTCAGTAAGACCCATGGCAAGTCTCCCGAGGACCACCTGGTGTTTGTTACAGCTTTGGAGAAACTAGAGAAAAGAGACAAAATGGAGTCAGTTTAA